The genomic DNA GAGCTGCCTCAGTCGGGGATGGGCTTTGCTCGTGAACAACTTCGCTCTGTTCCTGGGCGCAAGCCTGCTGCTTTTGCTGATCCGGTTTTCCCTGGGATTCGTGCCAATCATCGGTCCACTTGCATACTTCATTATCTTCGGCGCTCTTTACGGCGGTTTCCTCCTGGTTTTTTTGAGACGAGTGCGCGGAGAGCCCGCCGGCATCGGTGATCTGTTCTCCGCTTTCGGCCAGGATTTTGTTCAATTCATGTTGACGGGGATTGTGATCGCCGTGCTGACTTTTATCGGCTGGTTGATTTGCCTGCTGCCCGGCATCTATCTGGCGGTGGCGTGGAAATTCAGCCTGGCGCTCGTGGCGGACAAGCGGTTGGAGTTTTGGGGTGCGATGGAAGCGAGCCGCCGGGTCATCACCCGTTGCTGGTTCCACATTTTCGGCATTCTGGTCATCGCCTATCTCCCACTGATCTTGTTCATGTGCTATTCGCTCATTCACGTGTTTTCAGTGATGATTCCGTTCCTTATGAACAGCGGGAGTGCTCCAAACTTTCAAGCGATCATGAAAATGGCGATCAGTCTGGCGCCTCTGTCACTGGCTCAACAACTCATCGCGCTGGTCACGGTGCCCTTTGCGACGGCTTCGTTGATGTACGCCTATGAAGATCTCTTTGGCCCTCGGCCAGCGCAAGCCCCTTGACCGCACGACTGCCTGGGGATGCCTCACCGCCAATCTGGCGGTGCCGGGCTGCGGTTCGCTCGTCGCCGGACGCGTGACGGGCTATTTCCAGTTGCTGCTCGCGGTGGCCGGGATGATCCTGACGATGGTTTTCGGATTGAAGTTCGTCACCTGGTACTTCGCCAACGGCCCGCGGTCGCAACCGTCACAGGAGGAGATCGGCGCTGATTTTCAGGAAATGTGGTCGCATCTGCGCTGGGCGCTGCTGGGGATGCTGGTGTTCCTGGCCGGATTGCTCTGGGCCGTGGCAAGCAGCGTCGGCATTCTCCTCGAGTCAAAACAAGTTCAACCCGCCCCGCCGCCGGTCCTGGGTGGAGAAAAAAGGTGAACGTTCCGCCTGTCATTTCAGGAACGAGAAAGGCTCCAGCGCCCGGCCTCCTGCCTGCCTGGATGTTTGCCGGGCTCCTGTTCCTGCTCGCAGCCGCGCGCCTGTCCTCCCTCTGGAACCTTCCGCTTCCGTTCTGTGCGCTAAAGAAGTTCACCGGCATCCCCTGCCCTTTCTGCGGCAGCACCCGGTGCATCCTCGCCTGTTCCAGTTTCGATTTCGCGAACGCGGTTCGCTGGAACCCGCTGACATTCCTCGCGTGCCTGGGTATTGTGTTGTGGTTCGCTGTTTGGATTACAGACCGGCTTTTCGGCCGCCGCTGCCTGGCGGTCGTTTATCGCGCGCCGGCCGTTCCCGCGTTCAAACCCGTCCTCGTCGCCATGGTGCTGCTGAACTGGATTTACCTCTGCCTGACGCTGCCCTAGCGCTTTTCGGCGTGACCACACCGTCTGCGCGCGATACCCTTGAAGCCATGGCCAAACTGACCTCCACTCAGATCGAGGCGGCGCTGAAAACCGTGCCGCTGTGGGAAAAGAAAGGCGCGATCGTCACGCGTGTATTCGCGTTCAAAGACTTCGTCGCCGCCATGAAATTCGTCAACGCGGTGGCGGACCTGGCCGAAAAAGCGTGGCACCACCCGGACATTGATGTTCGCTGGAACAAGGTCACGCTTGCGCTCACCACGCACGACCAGGGCGGGTTGACGGAAAAAGATTTCACGCTGGCAAGGAAGTTCGATGCCGCCGCCAAATAGTCTGGACACGGCCGCCCGGGACCTCTTCAAGAAACATTTCGGCTACACGCCGACACACGCCGTTTGCGCGCCGGGCCGGCTGGAGGTGCTCGGCAACCACACCGACTACAACGAGGGGATCGTCATGTCGGTGGCGGTGGACAAATACGTCTTCATCGCCGCGTCGCCGCGCACCGACGGCAAGGTCGAACTCGTCTCCTCCGCCTTTCCCGGCGCGGAAATCTTCTGGATGAGCGAATTGAAGCACAATCCCGCTGCGCCGTGGGCGGATTACGTCAAGGGCGTGCTCGTCCAGTTGCGCAAGCGCGGCGTTCACTTCAGCGGTTTCAGCGCGGCCATTCACAGTACGATTCCCATTGGCGCGGGCATGAGCAGTTCCGCCGCGCTTGAGGTCGCCGCCGCGCTCATGGTGCGCCAGTTGTTTCCCTACTCGCTCACCGAACTCGGCGCGTCGGTTCCGCCACCGCGCGACGGCCGTGGCCGCCTGCCACCCCTCGAAGCGAAGGAAAAGCTCCATCTCGCCCGGCTCTGCCAGGCCGCCGAGGTCGAATTCGCGGGCGTGAACTGCGGACTGCTCGATCAACTCTCATGTCTGTTCGGACGCGCCCATCACGTGATGAACATCGATTGCCGATTTCAGAGCGTCCATCACGCGCCGTTGCTGGGTGAAGCCATCGTGGTTTGCGACTCCGGCGTCAAGCACCGGCTTGTCGGCGGTGAATACAACGAACTGCGCGAGAATTGCGAATCGGCCGCGCACGCACTGGGCGCGAAAGCGCTGCGCTCGGTCGAACTGGTCTCTCTCAAGGCCGGCCGCGGGCGCCTCAACGAACGCCAGTACCAGTGCGCCTACCATGTCGTCAGCGAAATCCAGCGCGTGACGTTCGCCGAGCGCGCGCTGGCCGACGACGACCACCGGCAGTTCGGCCAGTACATGCTCCTCAGCCACGAAAGCTCGCGCGATTATCTGAAGAACAGTTGTCCCGAACTCGACCGGTTGGTGGAACTGGCCCGCGGGCATCCGGGCTGCCTTGGCGCGCGGCTGACGGGTGGCGGCTTTGGAGGCGCGACCATCAACCTCGTCGCCTATCATCAGGCCGAAGATTTCATGAAAACCATCGCCGAACAATACGAGCAACGCACCGGGCAAAAGATGAAACCGATGATCTGCCAGATCGTGGACGGAGCGGGTTAGGAACGGCGCCTCACGGTTTTTTTGCCGCCAACCATTCATCCACGTTGCGCTCCAGAATGTCGAGTGGCACCGCGCCGGATTTCAGGACCACGTCGTGGAATTCGCGAAGATCAAACCCGCCGCCCAGTTTCTTTCTGGCCCGTGAGCGCAGTTCCTTGATTTTCAGCTCGCCTATCTTGTAGGCCAGCGCCTGGCCCGGCCAGGCAATGTAACGGTCCACTTCGTTGACGACGTCCAGTTCGTGCTTCGCCGCGTTCTCCATGAAGTAATCAATCGCCTTCTGCCGGTCCCAGTGCATGGCGTGCATGCCGGTGTCAATGACCAGTCGCACCGCCCGCCACATTTCATAGGTGAGCTGGCCGAATTTTGCGTACGGATCGTCGTAAAGGCCCATGTCCTCGCCCAGCGACTCGGCATAGAGCCCCCAGCCTTCGACGAACGCCGTGTACTCGCCGTAACGGCGGAACTTCGGCAATTCGCCCTGCTCGTACGCGAGCGCGATTTGCAGATGATGCCCCGGCACTGACTCGTGGAGCGACAGCGCCGTCATCTCCCACTTGGGCCGCGTTCCAGGCTTGTAAAGATTTACAAAGAATGTTCCGGCACGCGAGCCGTCGGCGGCCGGCTGGCGGTAGTAGGCCGTCGTGGTGTCGGGCGCGATTTTGTCCGGGATCGGTTCGACGCCATAAGGCATGCGCGGCAGCGTGCGGAAAACTTTCACCAGGTTCGGGTCGATGCGCTTGGCCAGCGCCCGGTAGGCGGTGAGCAATTCGTCCGGCGACTGGAAATAAAACCGCGGATCGGTGCGAAGGAATTTGAAGAAATCCTGAAGCGAA from Candidatus Angelobacter sp. includes the following:
- a CDS encoding DUF4339 domain-containing protein codes for the protein MYKIIGGDRQEYGPVTADQINAWILEGRANGQTLAQAQGGTEWRALSSFAEFSAALAARFPAPPLVGSADPGSVADAALTRGVELNIGSCLSRGWALLVNNFALFLGASLLLLLIRFSLGFVPIIGPLAYFIIFGALYGGFLLVFLRRVRGEPAGIGDLFSAFGQDFVQFMLTGIVIAVLTFIGWLICLLPGIYLAVAWKFSLALVADKRLEFWGAMEASRRVITRCWFHIFGILVIAYLPLILFMCYSLIHVFSVMIPFLMNSGSAPNFQAIMKMAISLAPLSLAQQLIALVTVPFATASLMYAYEDLFGPRPAQAP
- a CDS encoding DUF2752 domain-containing protein, whose product is MNVPPVISGTRKAPAPGLLPAWMFAGLLFLLAAARLSSLWNLPLPFCALKKFTGIPCPFCGSTRCILACSSFDFANAVRWNPLTFLACLGIVLWFAVWITDRLFGRRCLAVVYRAPAVPAFKPVLVAMVLLNWIYLCLTLP
- a CDS encoding 4a-hydroxytetrahydrobiopterin dehydratase is translated as MAKLTSTQIEAALKTVPLWEKKGAIVTRVFAFKDFVAAMKFVNAVADLAEKAWHHPDIDVRWNKVTLALTTHDQGGLTEKDFTLARKFDAAAK
- a CDS encoding galactokinase family protein, with amino-acid sequence MPPPNSLDTAARDLFKKHFGYTPTHAVCAPGRLEVLGNHTDYNEGIVMSVAVDKYVFIAASPRTDGKVELVSSAFPGAEIFWMSELKHNPAAPWADYVKGVLVQLRKRGVHFSGFSAAIHSTIPIGAGMSSSAALEVAAALMVRQLFPYSLTELGASVPPPRDGRGRLPPLEAKEKLHLARLCQAAEVEFAGVNCGLLDQLSCLFGRAHHVMNIDCRFQSVHHAPLLGEAIVVCDSGVKHRLVGGEYNELRENCESAAHALGAKALRSVELVSLKAGRGRLNERQYQCAYHVVSEIQRVTFAERALADDDHRQFGQYMLLSHESSRDYLKNSCPELDRLVELARGHPGCLGARLTGGGFGGATINLVAYHQAEDFMKTIAEQYEQRTGQKMKPMICQIVDGAG